A portion of the Paenibacillus marchantiae genome contains these proteins:
- a CDS encoding DapH/DapD/GlmU-related protein: MNITERMASRQLFTDHDANYPQEASDLARARQRGKALCYEINRLHPDDIEMRKTLMEQLFGCIGENVWMEPPIRMSYGSNTTVGNNVYINFNLTVVDDYKVTIGNDVMFGPNVTIAVTNHPVHPEKRKEGGMFALPVVIEDGAWIGSCAVIVPGVTIGSGSVIGAGSVVTKDIPSNVIAVGNPCRVLREITDHDREYYYKNMRFDQVEW, encoded by the coding sequence ATGAATATTACAGAACGAATGGCAAGCCGACAACTGTTTACGGATCACGATGCGAATTATCCACAGGAAGCTTCTGATCTGGCTCGGGCGCGTCAACGAGGAAAGGCACTATGTTATGAGATCAATCGCTTACATCCCGATGATATTGAAATGCGTAAGACTCTGATGGAACAACTTTTCGGTTGTATTGGTGAAAATGTTTGGATGGAACCTCCTATTCGGATGTCGTATGGATCAAACACTACAGTAGGCAACAATGTCTATATCAACTTTAATTTAACTGTTGTCGATGACTATAAAGTCACGATTGGAAACGATGTCATGTTTGGTCCGAATGTCACGATTGCTGTAACCAATCATCCAGTACATCCAGAAAAGCGCAAAGAAGGTGGAATGTTCGCCCTACCGGTAGTCATCGAGGATGGCGCATGGATCGGTAGCTGCGCTGTGATTGTGCCAGGAGTTACTATTGGTTCGGGTAGTGTGATCGGTGCAGGAAGCGTGGTAACCAAGGATATTCCTAGTAATGTTATCGCTGTGGGTAATCCCTGCAGGGTCCTTCGTGAAATCACCGATCATGACAGAGAGTATTACTACAAAAACATGCGTTTCGACCAAGTCGAATGGTAG
- a CDS encoding MATE family efflux transporter, translating into MESNREEWIYVKKKKRIQLTTPMTRDFNKELITLVIPIALQNLISATVISADVVMLGMISQSTMSAVSLAGQITFALTLFYMGMATGAGILTAQYWGKKDVQTIQRILSTACLFSFSISILFFLVSFLYPETLMRFFTNDSELIRYGSIFLKMNSFSYLAMGISQMYLSVIRSMENAKLSAWISSLCLMLNILFNTLCIFVLFPDRPEMAIMAVALATVLARFIELGCCVIYSVTRGSIRFRFPKWDGIQCNLLKDFLKYTMPVQGNYIVWGGALTATAAIIGHVSADMVAANSVASVVKNLTIVLCGGIASGGSILVGKYLGKGEIDKAKQVGSRMNLYALLFGIIAGCTIILIKPLVFSVVNLNVISQNYLDGMLYISAFYCIAKSINATNISGIFTAGGDSKFGFWCDSIVMWGIILPLGYLCAFVWHVSPLVLYIVISLDEIIKLPLAFYRYRQFKWLNNITRTFSPVG; encoded by the coding sequence ATGGAAAGCAACAGAGAGGAGTGGATATACGTTAAAAAGAAAAAGCGCATACAGTTAACTACTCCTATGACGCGAGATTTCAATAAGGAATTAATCACGCTTGTCATTCCCATTGCATTACAAAATCTAATCTCAGCAACAGTTATATCAGCTGATGTAGTTATGTTGGGAATGATTAGCCAATCTACAATGTCGGCCGTATCGTTAGCGGGACAAATCACCTTTGCATTAACATTGTTTTACATGGGCATGGCTACGGGAGCAGGGATTTTGACTGCACAATATTGGGGGAAGAAAGATGTTCAAACCATACAACGTATTCTCAGCACTGCCTGCTTGTTCTCATTTAGTATTTCTATTTTGTTCTTTTTAGTATCTTTTTTATATCCTGAAACGTTAATGCGTTTCTTTACAAATGATAGTGAATTAATTCGTTATGGTTCAATATTTCTAAAGATGAATTCGTTTTCTTATCTTGCAATGGGCATTTCACAAATGTATCTTAGCGTGATTAGAAGTATGGAAAATGCAAAACTAAGCGCTTGGATTAGTTCACTATGTTTAATGTTAAACATTTTGTTTAATACGTTATGTATCTTTGTCCTTTTCCCAGACAGACCTGAAATGGCAATCATGGCGGTAGCTCTTGCTACAGTTTTAGCTCGGTTTATTGAGTTGGGCTGCTGTGTTATATACTCAGTGACGAGAGGATCGATTCGTTTTCGTTTTCCCAAATGGGATGGAATTCAGTGCAATCTCCTAAAGGATTTCCTGAAATACACCATGCCTGTTCAAGGCAATTACATTGTTTGGGGAGGGGCACTAACTGCGACTGCCGCAATTATTGGACATGTAAGTGCTGACATGGTTGCAGCGAATTCTGTTGCATCCGTGGTTAAGAATTTAACGATTGTCCTGTGTGGAGGTATTGCTAGTGGGGGATCTATATTGGTTGGGAAATATCTAGGTAAAGGGGAGATCGACAAAGCAAAACAGGTAGGAAGCAGAATGAATCTTTATGCTTTACTATTTGGAATAATAGCAGGATGTACAATTATCCTGATAAAACCGCTTGTTTTCTCCGTAGTAAATCTAAATGTCATTTCTCAAAACTACTTGGATGGAATGTTATATATCAGTGCATTTTATTGTATTGCTAAATCCATTAATGCCACTAATATCTCAGGAATATTTACTGCAGGTGGTGACTCTAAATTTGGCTTTTGGTGTGATTCGATTGTAATGTGGGGTATTATTTTACCGCTTGGTTATCTCTGTGCTTTTGTCTGGCACGTATCACCCCTGGTATTATATATCGTCATTAGTTTGGATGAGATCATTAAGTTGCCATTGGCATTTTACCGTTATCGCCAATTCAAATGGCTAAATAATATTACAAGGACTTTTTCACCAGTAGGTTAA
- a CDS encoding AraC family transcriptional regulator, giving the protein MKNLEVFSDLSERLNYNLPDLPLYVRRGSLNEFDNFAAAAHWHSDVEFIYILEGSMEYSVNGQTIKLEQGNGIFVNSHRLHFGFSHSHCNCSFIVIVIHSSLIGEGSFIRAYWEEKFGPNMDDFVLLAEQISWQHEILLSIQAIYAEMHNSFAPNPFRLTSQALSLCAGIGDHLQPKVGDIHDVQLWTNIQQMTRFIHQNYEQKITLEDIASSGAVCRSRCCTLFNKYVGQTPNNYLTRYRLHKSCEMLRETKRLVSEIALACGFQSVSYFSSLFRKHIGLVPLAYRKSDINGLSKTEN; this is encoded by the coding sequence ATGAAAAATTTAGAGGTATTTTCTGATTTATCGGAAAGATTGAATTATAATCTACCTGACCTACCCTTGTATGTCCGGAGAGGAAGCTTGAATGAATTTGATAATTTTGCAGCTGCCGCTCATTGGCATTCGGATGTTGAGTTCATTTACATTCTGGAAGGCTCCATGGAGTATTCTGTTAACGGACAGACCATTAAATTAGAGCAAGGAAATGGGATTTTTGTGAATAGCCATCGTTTGCATTTTGGTTTTTCTCACAGTCATTGTAATTGTTCATTTATCGTTATAGTGATCCATTCCTCTCTCATCGGGGAAGGTTCGTTCATACGAGCTTACTGGGAAGAGAAGTTTGGGCCAAACATGGATGATTTTGTATTACTAGCAGAACAGATCTCCTGGCAGCACGAGATATTGTTATCCATTCAAGCGATCTATGCTGAAATGCATAATAGCTTTGCTCCAAATCCGTTCCGCTTAACTTCTCAGGCTTTATCTTTATGTGCTGGTATTGGAGATCACTTGCAACCGAAGGTGGGAGATATCCACGATGTGCAATTATGGACGAATATTCAGCAAATGACTCGATTCATTCATCAAAACTACGAGCAAAAAATAACTCTTGAAGACATTGCGTCCTCAGGAGCCGTTTGTCGAAGCCGCTGCTGTACTTTATTTAATAAATACGTGGGTCAAACTCCCAACAACTACTTAACTCGATACCGCCTTCATAAAAGTTGTGAGATGTTGAGGGAAACCAAAAGACTTGTGAGTGAAATCGCACTTGCCTGCGGCTTTCAAAGTGTGAGCTACTTCTCATCCCTTTTTCGCAAGCACATAGGATTAGTCCCGCTAGCATATCGAAAAAGCGACATAAATGGCTTAAGTAAAACGGAGAATTAA
- a CDS encoding LysR family transcriptional regulator, giving the protein MEIRQLKTFWTLASTRSFSRTAELLSYVPSTITMQIKSLEEELGVKLLDRLGKNVMLTDAGQQFLPYATKILNDVEEAKCVSSQHGETTGTVTIGADEVICAYFLPALFKRFRENYPDVRLLFRPLSGQELRNSLREGLTDVIFVLDEFVAAKDLHSEFLKDEYFKMVVSPDHMLATHSSLNIDDFHKQHFLLTEKNCSYRTPFNQSLLKKGADALTELEFHSVEAIKQCAVAGLGIALLPEMALKEELREGRLVALPWDLSEVSFSAQMLWHREKWISPSMAAFIDIAKSELKTEEVSGS; this is encoded by the coding sequence ATGGAAATACGTCAACTAAAAACCTTTTGGACTCTGGCTTCTACACGCAGCTTTAGTCGGACTGCTGAACTATTGAGCTATGTACCATCTACCATAACCATGCAGATCAAATCCTTGGAAGAAGAGTTGGGCGTAAAATTGCTGGATCGACTAGGCAAAAATGTCATGTTAACGGATGCCGGCCAACAATTCTTGCCTTATGCTACTAAAATCCTGAACGATGTAGAAGAGGCCAAGTGTGTATCAAGTCAGCACGGGGAAACGACAGGAACGGTTACTATCGGGGCAGACGAAGTTATTTGTGCATACTTTCTTCCTGCTTTGTTCAAACGCTTCCGGGAGAACTACCCAGACGTTCGTCTTTTGTTTCGTCCCTTGTCCGGACAAGAGCTTAGAAACAGCCTAAGAGAAGGACTTACAGATGTGATTTTTGTATTGGATGAATTCGTTGCAGCCAAAGATCTTCATTCAGAATTTTTGAAAGATGAGTATTTTAAAATGGTGGTTTCTCCAGATCATATGTTAGCAACGCACTCCTCATTGAACATTGATGACTTTCACAAACAGCATTTTTTGTTGACTGAAAAAAACTGTTCTTATCGCACTCCTTTTAACCAGTCCTTATTGAAAAAAGGAGCCGATGCATTGACAGAACTGGAGTTTCATAGTGTCGAAGCAATTAAACAATGCGCTGTGGCTGGTCTTGGGATCGCCCTGTTACCTGAGATGGCTTTAAAGGAAGAATTAAGAGAGGGGAGACTAGTTGCTTTACCATGGGATTTATCGGAGGTATCCTTTTCCGCACAGATGCTCTGGCATCGTGAGAAATGGATTTCTCCATCAATGGCTGCCTTCATCGATATCGCAAAGAGTGAGTTGAAAACGGAAGAAGTATCTGGCTCATAA
- a CDS encoding alpha/beta fold hydrolase, which translates to MKDYETYPLGDLLLQSGQQLPQAFIAYKTYGTLNAAKNNVIVYPTWFAGLHTDNEWLIGENKALDPNRYFIIVPNMLGNGLSSSPSNTLAPFDKSNFPIISMYDNVRAQHQLMTEKFGISKIKLVVGWSLGAMQVFQWGTSYPEMVERIAPFGGTAKTRPLAQLVFQSMIAALQADSKWERGLYKQPPVDGLAAMGRVYAPWGFSNSYYLERLYQSEGYSSLKHYAEEYWDQVFLSFDANDLIAMLRTGISGDISDNPVDQYNFEQALRKISSPALVMPGSSDLFFTPEDSRYDVQHMSNAVFQPIESNWGHCFGIGANEADSLVIDSHLKRFLELG; encoded by the coding sequence ATGAAAGATTATGAAACGTATCCCCTTGGAGATCTATTGCTACAATCCGGTCAGCAACTCCCTCAAGCATTTATTGCTTATAAGACCTACGGTACCTTAAATGCCGCAAAAAACAATGTTATTGTGTATCCGACTTGGTTTGCTGGTCTTCACACCGATAATGAATGGTTAATTGGAGAGAACAAGGCACTAGATCCTAATCGATATTTTATCATTGTGCCCAATATGTTGGGTAACGGATTATCGTCCTCTCCCAGTAATACTCTTGCTCCTTTTGATAAATCCAATTTCCCTATCATCTCTATGTATGACAATGTACGTGCTCAACATCAACTCATGACTGAAAAATTCGGTATCAGCAAAATCAAGCTAGTTGTGGGTTGGTCTCTAGGAGCAATGCAAGTTTTTCAATGGGGAACAAGTTATCCTGAAATGGTCGAACGTATTGCACCATTTGGCGGAACGGCGAAAACGAGGCCGCTAGCACAACTGGTATTCCAGAGTATGATCGCAGCACTACAAGCGGATTCAAAATGGGAAAGAGGACTTTACAAGCAACCACCTGTTGACGGTCTCGCAGCGATGGGGAGAGTTTATGCCCCTTGGGGATTTTCAAATTCATACTATTTGGAGAGATTGTATCAATCCGAGGGATACAGCTCATTGAAACATTATGCAGAAGAATACTGGGACCAAGTATTTTTGTCCTTTGATGCGAATGACTTGATTGCCATGTTACGTACAGGAATAAGTGGAGACATTAGCGATAATCCCGTCGACCAGTACAACTTCGAACAGGCATTACGTAAAATCTCCTCTCCTGCACTCGTTATGCCGGGATCAAGTGATTTGTTTTTCACTCCAGAGGATAGTAGGTATGACGTTCAACATATGTCGAATGCTGTTTTTCAACCCATAGAATCCAATTGGGGACACTGCTTTGGAATCGGTGCAAACGAAGCGGATTCACTCGTTATAGATAGTCATCTAAAGCGATTTTTGGAATTAGGCTAA
- a CDS encoding MarR family winged helix-turn-helix transcriptional regulator yields the protein MKSRKETPYLDLFQIIGLKLKKRADESIKELGLNAQQGKVIDYIYENQNSHIIQMDLADRFHLSRASITSMLQALEQKGLIERKIPANNERQKNIYVLPKAIELIEDFQDSFQKVEEEIIQVLTDEEKQVLKKLLIKINETI from the coding sequence ATGAAATCCCGAAAGGAAACACCTTATCTGGATTTATTTCAGATTATCGGTCTTAAGTTAAAGAAAAGAGCGGACGAGAGTATAAAAGAGCTGGGCTTAAACGCTCAACAAGGAAAAGTAATCGATTATATTTACGAAAACCAAAATAGTCATATTATTCAAATGGATCTTGCAGATCGGTTTCATCTAAGTCGGGCCAGCATTACAAGTATGCTTCAAGCTCTAGAGCAAAAAGGGTTAATCGAGCGTAAAATCCCGGCCAATAATGAACGGCAAAAAAACATATACGTATTGCCAAAAGCGATTGAACTGATTGAAGATTTTCAAGACTCTTTCCAAAAGGTGGAGGAAGAAATCATTCAAGTCCTTACCGACGAAGAGAAGCAAGTATTAAAGAAATTGTTGATCAAAATCAATGAGACTATATAA